One region of Vibrio cidicii genomic DNA includes:
- a CDS encoding TetR/AcrR family transcriptional regulator: MKVTEQKRLALIEAAKDEFTAYGFNAANMDRVCEKAATSKRTLYRHFESKELLFTAAINSMVEQQTSRLSFVYQSDVDLESQLKTYLTSKMAGLYRDIGLPVVRMIVGEFIREPELAQRYLALMGGKDLELKRWLDVAIEEGKLCHGDSQTMLTTLLNLFHGQFLWPQLVANLAQPNEQDQQAHINEMVRIFLCAYGC; encoded by the coding sequence ATGAAAGTCACTGAACAAAAGCGGTTAGCGCTTATTGAGGCTGCTAAAGACGAGTTTACGGCGTACGGTTTTAACGCGGCAAATATGGATCGCGTGTGCGAAAAAGCCGCCACATCGAAGAGAACGCTTTATCGACATTTTGAGAGTAAAGAGCTGCTGTTTACAGCAGCTATCAACTCGATGGTTGAGCAACAAACTTCGCGCCTGTCGTTTGTTTATCAATCTGACGTTGATTTAGAGAGCCAGTTAAAAACCTATCTCACTAGCAAAATGGCAGGGCTGTATCGTGATATTGGCTTGCCAGTGGTGCGTATGATCGTGGGTGAATTCATTCGAGAGCCCGAGCTGGCACAGCGATACCTAGCCTTGATGGGAGGTAAAGATCTTGAACTGAAACGTTGGTTAGACGTCGCCATCGAAGAGGGAAAGCTTTGTCATGGTGATAGCCAAACCATGTTGACTACCTTGTTAAATCTGTTCCACGGTCAATTTCTATGGCCGCAATTGGTGGCAAACCTTGCGCAACCCAACGAGCAAGATCAACAGGCGCACATCAATGAAATGGTGCGTATCTTTCTTTGTGCGTATGGCTGTTAA
- a CDS encoding BamA/TamA family outer membrane protein: MNQFAWLSLLCLTSFGALAESENRWLDNLLDKLGASETVDHTKLIDWGVLPGPFVNPEQGLGIGIAAVGLYTPTGWQASDPYSTVTITSYASTSGSYGLGVDNRTYLAGDSVRLLLDGWISHTPGYYWGSGKQAAEEEQNKTQYDAKRLQLNPKIALEVLPDLYLKGGWHWQSYQSVKSKDDTRVSNELENGNSSGLLLGIEYDSRDFEPNPQQGSYWNVEWSDYRQQYGSDNDYQQWLVNVRHYIRVSPQTIVAMELYSQAFSGDVPWYDQALLGDDQRMRGYYQGQYRDKNQLSTQVELRHSFNARHGMVAWLGTGAIAPTYRSLEEQSWLPTVGVGYRFAFKARINVRIDMGLGKESSGFYFQVNEAF, translated from the coding sequence GTGAATCAATTCGCTTGGCTCTCGTTGCTCTGCCTCACCAGCTTTGGGGCGTTAGCAGAGAGTGAAAACCGCTGGCTTGATAACCTATTGGATAAACTCGGTGCCAGTGAGACGGTTGATCACACTAAGCTAATCGATTGGGGGGTGTTGCCCGGGCCTTTCGTCAATCCAGAACAAGGACTGGGCATTGGTATCGCCGCCGTTGGGCTCTACACGCCCACGGGTTGGCAAGCCTCGGACCCTTATTCGACCGTCACCATTACTTCCTATGCCTCAACATCCGGTTCCTACGGATTAGGGGTGGATAATCGTACCTATTTGGCTGGCGATTCTGTGCGCCTGCTGCTGGACGGGTGGATCAGCCACACTCCCGGCTACTACTGGGGTAGCGGAAAGCAAGCGGCTGAGGAGGAACAGAATAAAACTCAGTATGACGCCAAGCGGCTGCAGCTCAATCCCAAAATAGCGCTGGAAGTGTTGCCCGATCTCTACCTCAAGGGAGGCTGGCATTGGCAATCTTATCAAAGCGTCAAAAGCAAAGATGACACGCGCGTGTCAAACGAACTAGAAAATGGTAACAGCAGCGGCCTGTTACTGGGTATCGAGTACGATAGCCGTGACTTCGAACCCAACCCACAACAAGGCAGTTACTGGAATGTAGAGTGGAGTGATTACCGCCAGCAGTATGGTAGCGACAACGATTATCAACAATGGCTGGTGAACGTGCGACATTACATCCGCGTTTCACCGCAAACCATTGTCGCGATGGAGCTGTATAGCCAAGCGTTTAGCGGTGATGTGCCTTGGTACGACCAAGCCCTGTTGGGAGATGATCAACGTATGCGTGGCTATTACCAAGGGCAGTATCGCGACAAAAACCAGCTGTCTACCCAAGTTGAGCTGCGCCACAGTTTCAATGCGAGACATGGCATGGTCGCGTGGTTGGGGACAGGCGCTATCGCACCAACGTACCGAAGTTTGGAAGAGCAATCTTGGCTGCCGACAGTCGGTGTCGGCTACCGTTTCGCTTTCAAAGCCCGCATTAACGTCCGTATTGATATGGGCTTGGGTAAGGAAAGTAGCGGCTTTTATTTTCAGGTCAATGAAGCGTTTTAG
- the rlmC gene encoding 23S rRNA (uracil(747)-C(5))-methyltransferase RlmC, whose amino-acid sequence MPCEFFHQKRCTSCTYIEMPYLAQIEMKDAHLRQLFPQVSTSAWLAPEQSQPTQCRNKAKMVALGAAHQPILGIESVQDGSPVSLTTCPLYQDVMRELLSYLQNWIRIAGIPPYNKVKKKGELKFILLTQSQKRGEFMLRFVLRSENALQRIRDNLPRLQQDFPAIRVVTANIQPIHMARLEGEQEIFLTSEQYLLEEFNGVPMVVRPKSFFQTNPHVAARLYATARDWVAELKPRQMWDLFCGVGGFALHCAPHAEQVIGIEIEEEAINSAKLSAQQLGIDNLSFSALDSAAYSQAQTQAADLILVNPPRRGLGQALTAQLEQLAPHYLIYSSCNPVTMQQDLAHLPSYRVERAQWFDMFPHTDHAEVMMLLKRND is encoded by the coding sequence ATGCCGTGTGAATTTTTCCATCAGAAGCGCTGCACTTCCTGCACTTACATCGAGATGCCTTATCTGGCTCAAATCGAAATGAAAGACGCCCATTTGCGCCAGCTTTTTCCTCAGGTGTCGACTTCGGCGTGGCTTGCGCCCGAGCAAAGCCAACCCACCCAATGCCGCAACAAAGCGAAAATGGTTGCTTTGGGCGCTGCACATCAGCCGATTTTGGGTATCGAGAGCGTGCAAGATGGCTCGCCGGTGTCTCTCACCACTTGTCCACTTTATCAGGACGTAATGCGTGAGCTGTTGAGCTATTTGCAGAACTGGATCCGTATCGCCGGTATTCCGCCTTACAACAAAGTAAAGAAAAAAGGCGAACTGAAGTTTATTTTGCTCACGCAAAGCCAAAAACGTGGCGAGTTCATGTTGCGTTTCGTGCTGCGTAGCGAAAATGCGCTGCAACGCATTCGAGACAACTTGCCTCGCTTACAGCAAGACTTTCCTGCGATTCGCGTGGTTACCGCCAACATCCAACCGATCCACATGGCTCGCTTGGAAGGGGAGCAAGAGATCTTTCTCACCTCTGAGCAATATTTGTTGGAAGAATTTAACGGTGTGCCAATGGTGGTGAGACCAAAAAGCTTTTTCCAAACCAATCCGCATGTGGCGGCCCGGCTTTACGCCACGGCACGCGATTGGGTAGCCGAGCTCAAACCACGCCAAATGTGGGATCTCTTCTGCGGCGTTGGTGGATTTGCGCTTCACTGCGCACCGCACGCAGAGCAAGTGATTGGCATTGAAATTGAAGAAGAAGCGATCAATAGCGCGAAGCTTTCGGCTCAACAACTCGGCATTGATAATTTGAGTTTCTCTGCGTTGGATTCGGCGGCGTATTCTCAAGCACAAACGCAAGCCGCGGATCTTATTTTGGTTAACCCTCCACGCCGCGGCTTGGGCCAAGCGCTGACTGCACAGTTGGAGCAACTTGCGCCGCACTATTTGATTTACTCCAGTTGCAACCCAGTGACGATGCAGCAAGACCTAGCGCATCTGCCTAGCTACCGAGTCGAGCGTGCTCAGTGGTTTGATATGTTCCCGCATACTGATCACGCTGAAGTGATGATGCTGCTTAAGCGAAACGATTGA
- a CDS encoding TonB-dependent receptor, whose translation MKKAFLISLLSASYALPAVADSISLPIWKEDAEALGYTLPKPIGFNLSYMTMEQGINVDSIVLQGLNFNYLDISLEAEPGRQYTEVLTLRADVWLFPFLNLYGLVGKLDGYSTTDVTLTAGFNPNRPFISHKIQDFRLDLDGYTTGLGFVLVGGYENWFALVDASFTQSRLTVVDGTIDAIVVSPRIGYDFNRHDVPLRLWAGAMYQDVEQTLKGSLSDLGLPSSLTSKLPSDARFEVQQHLQTPWNPIVGMQYQINESWYLLGEFGFGERQSLFFSIDRRF comes from the coding sequence ATGAAAAAAGCCTTTCTGATCTCTTTATTATCAGCGAGCTATGCCTTACCGGCTGTCGCAGACTCCATTTCTCTGCCTATCTGGAAAGAAGACGCAGAAGCGCTTGGTTACACCTTGCCAAAACCGATCGGCTTTAACTTGAGTTACATGACGATGGAGCAAGGCATCAATGTCGATTCCATCGTTCTGCAAGGATTGAACTTCAACTATCTCGATATCAGTTTGGAGGCAGAACCCGGACGCCAATACACCGAAGTGCTGACGCTACGTGCTGATGTTTGGCTGTTTCCCTTTTTAAACCTCTATGGCTTAGTCGGCAAACTGGATGGCTATTCAACAACCGATGTTACGTTAACGGCTGGCTTCAATCCCAATCGCCCATTCATCAGTCATAAAATTCAAGACTTTCGCTTAGATCTTGATGGTTATACGACGGGACTTGGTTTTGTACTGGTCGGCGGCTATGAAAACTGGTTTGCGTTGGTGGACGCGAGCTTCACACAAAGCCGTTTGACCGTTGTCGACGGCACCATTGACGCCATTGTGGTGTCACCTCGTATCGGCTACGACTTTAATCGTCACGATGTGCCACTGCGTTTGTGGGCAGGCGCTATGTATCAAGATGTGGAACAGACCTTAAAAGGCTCTTTGTCGGATCTAGGTTTACCCTCATCTTTGACTTCTAAGCTGCCATCCGATGCCCGTTTTGAAGTGCAACAGCATCTACAAACGCCGTGGAACCCTATTGTTGGCATGCAGTATCAAATTAACGAAAGCTGGTACTTACTGGGTGAGTTCGGTTTTGGGGAACGCCAAAGTCTGTTTTTCTCTATCGATCGGAGATTTTAA
- a CDS encoding DUF4056 domain-containing protein, translated as MMKFNKAILLLLAGLVHSAFAETEPPVGVRPCCAFGYDLKAQLGGIPVPFFSVGNVVDADQIGQHHYNDGSQSVSGNLLGFGDEQNGLIFTQEGGFIDTAHVRDTADFTFFLYQQNRERLGQTSQIDLTQELRTRQIIWQAHSNELSASEQARRSAQAAALVAFQLAQWHEIAQWFGLVSVGGFDELASAYSPEDLYSNMLGAKLAKAILLADPAINRKDFSTQLDSALQAALTELKAENKSVTKQKIEALDGIWWDSSRRLPDKWLLLKRDYQFSYTLQPNYPGATHRLSLDEYFDDGSRINDWVSLQLVASDNETAFAGLPDSLASLPVWQHEQLAQLTKFAYQHDERAHPQQVSPQVGEE; from the coding sequence ATGATGAAATTTAACAAAGCTATCCTTTTACTTCTGGCGGGCTTAGTTCACAGCGCATTTGCAGAAACCGAACCACCCGTCGGTGTGCGCCCTTGTTGCGCTTTTGGTTACGATTTAAAAGCACAACTGGGTGGCATCCCAGTGCCTTTTTTCTCCGTTGGTAATGTGGTGGATGCAGACCAAATCGGCCAGCATCACTATAACGATGGTTCACAATCCGTCTCCGGCAATCTTCTCGGTTTCGGTGATGAACAAAATGGCCTCATTTTCACCCAAGAAGGGGGATTTATCGACACCGCGCACGTGCGTGACACCGCGGATTTCACCTTCTTTCTTTACCAACAAAATCGAGAGCGCTTGGGTCAAACCAGTCAGATCGACCTGACGCAAGAGCTGCGTACGCGGCAAATTATTTGGCAGGCTCACAGCAACGAATTGTCTGCCAGCGAACAAGCCAGACGCAGTGCGCAAGCCGCAGCGTTGGTCGCTTTTCAATTGGCGCAATGGCATGAGATCGCACAGTGGTTTGGGTTAGTATCGGTGGGCGGGTTTGACGAGTTGGCCTCGGCTTACTCACCTGAAGATCTCTATTCCAACATGCTGGGAGCCAAACTGGCAAAAGCGATCTTGCTGGCGGATCCAGCAATCAATAGAAAAGATTTCTCAACCCAACTTGATAGTGCGCTGCAAGCCGCATTAACAGAGCTCAAAGCCGAGAACAAATCGGTCACTAAGCAAAAAATCGAAGCCCTCGATGGCATTTGGTGGGACAGCTCACGCCGCCTGCCTGACAAGTGGTTACTGCTAAAACGCGACTATCAGTTTAGCTATACCTTGCAGCCCAACTACCCTGGCGCAACGCATCGTTTATCCCTTGATGAATATTTCGATGATGGCAGTCGAATCAACGACTGGGTCTCATTGCAACTTGTGGCCAGTGACAACGAAACCGCCTTTGCAGGTTTACCAGACTCGCTCGCTTCCCTGCCCGTTTGGCAGCATGAGCAATTAGCTCAACTCACGAAGTTTGCGTATCAGCACGACGAGCGTGCGCACCCTCAGCAAGTATCGCCACAGGTTGGAGAAGAGTAA